In Zingiber officinale cultivar Zhangliang chromosome 3B, Zo_v1.1, whole genome shotgun sequence, a single window of DNA contains:
- the LOC122056332 gene encoding pentatricopeptide repeat-containing protein At2g06000-like, with protein sequence MLSHAPLHHFVSCCSRNLLLLARPAHRRLFAASAQESEPADLWIAKVVSTIFQRAPTHAAAAARLSPLRPVLSPSIVFTSLRRLPDSSSALGFFYLSRSDLAVVHLPQTFTFLISCLCRSGLHEDAVKLFDEMARDGHTVDDSFVEFLANSCFEAGKLDLATGLLAAVSKYGYRFQSYTFNKFLTSLVRRDRVGDAVLFLRQNLGSQFLVVDTCSFNIIIKGLCRIGDLDTALEFFNQMQSFCCVPDIVTYNILIDGLCKADQVDRGHEILQKIQLDSACVPNVVTYTSIISGYCKIGKMEEAYEVFDDMIGAGVKPSRVTFNVLINGYGKLGNMPLAISLYERMLICGCPPDVVTFTSLINGYCRSGQLDDAMKIWDEMNQKEVKPNGYTFAVVIHCLCRKNKVGDARNLLKVLSRRRDVVPQAFFYNPVIDGLCKSGNVDEANSVLLEMEERRCTPDKYTYTILIIGHCMKGRMFEAVEIFQKMVDSGCTPDRITVDFFVPCLLKSGFPHEINKIKSFISGRSSNFEIPDLQDIHLPIGKCLDISVAI encoded by the coding sequence ATGCTATCCCACGCCCCGCTCCACCATTTCGTGAGCTGCTGCAGCCGCAACCTCCTCCTGCTCGCCCGGCCCGCCCACCGCCGCCTATTTGCCGCCTCCGCCCAGGAATCCGAACCGGCCGATCTCTGGATCGCGAAGGTAGTCTCTACCATCTTCCAACGCGCCCCCACTCATGCCGCTGCCGCCGCCCGCCTCTCCCCCCTTCGGCCTGTCCTGTCCCCTTCCATCGTCTTCACGTCCCTACGTCGCCTCCCGGATTCCAGCTCTGCCCTTGGCTTCTTCTACCTTAGCCGCTCGGACCTCGCCGTCGTCCACCTTCCCCAAACTTTTACATTCCTGATCTCCTGCCTCTGCCGGTCTGGCCTACATGAGGACGCTGTGAAGTTGTTCGACGAAATGGCGAGGGACGGTCACACTGTGGATGATTCCTTCGTGGAGTTTCTAGCTAATTCCTGTTTTGAAGCTGGTAAATTGGACCTTGCCACTGGCCTCCTTGCTGCGGTTTCCAAGTACGGATATCGTTTCCAATCCTACACTTTTAACAAGTTCTTAACTTCTCTAGTTCGGAGAGACCGAGTCGGTGATGCCGTTCTTTTTCTAAGACAGAATTTAGGTTCTCAGTTTCTAGTTGTCGATACATGTAGCTTCAATATAATCATAAAGGGCCTTTGTAGAATTGGCGACTTGGATACTGCATTAGAGTTTTTCAATCAGATGCAAAGCTTTTGCTGTGTGCCAGATATAGTTACTTATAACATTCTTATTGATGGACTCTGTAAAGCTGATCAGGTTGATAGAGGGCACGAGATTTTGCAGAAAATTCAATTGGATAGTGCATGTGTGCCGAACGTGGTCACATACACATCTATCATTTCTGGTTATTGCAAAATTGGCAAGATGGAAGAGGCATATGAGGTTTTCGATGATATGATCGGTGCCGGAGTTAAACCCAGCAGGGTTACATTCAATGTCCTTATCAATGGGTATGGTAAGCTGGGGAACATGCCATTGGCAATTTCTTTGTATGAGAGAATGTTAATTTGCGGTTGTCCTCCGGATGTTGTTACTTTTACTTCATTGATCAATGGGTATTGCAGAAGTGGGCAGCTCGATGATGCAATGAAGATCTGGGATGAGATGAATCAAAAGGAAGTAAAGCCCAACGGATACACATTTGCTGTTGTTATACATTGTTTGTGCCGGAAGAACAAAGTTGGTGATGCGAGGAATCTTCTGAAGGTACTGAGCAGGAGGAGAGATGTCGTGCCACAAGCCTTCTTTTACAACCCTGTCATCGATGGGCTTTGTAAGTCCGGCAACGTGGATGAGGCCAATTCAGTTCTACTAGAAATGGAGGAAAGGAGGTGCACTCCAGACAAATATACTTATACTATACTGATCATTGGACACTGCATGAAGGGGCGAATGTTTGAAGCTGTAGAAATTTTCCAGAAAATGGTCGATTCAGGATGTACTCCAGATAGAATAACGGTTGATTTTTTCGTACCGTGTCTTTTGAAGTCTGGATTTCCCCATGAAATCAACAAGATAAAATCTTTCATCTCTGGAAGGAGTTCAAATTTTGAGATACCAGATCTTCAGGACATTCATCTACCCATTGGTAAATGCTTGGATATTTCAGTAGCTATTTAA
- the LOC122056331 gene encoding probable GTP diphosphokinase RSH2, chloroplastic, which produces MSVPAIALTVCSTAHNSCQIAASADFDLNPRAGSVAPSSSAAAAAAAAAAGSHKPIVGGLSRIFSASAGSHAADLGSFRHDRSDELGSSYTYSPSPFKCREPSPVTVFRGPASCSGSGSSKSPPFVRTPREWMGGDRRTGKDRPFKGFTRNAISSCLDYASPDFISSSGNTVDVEELAFGLDTSVIDSPNYDPYAMELLAGAQSRHKIFCEEIIIKAFYEAERAHRGQMRASGDPYLQHCVETAVLLAKIGANTTVVAAGLLHDTLDDSFVDYDHIFHTFGAGIADLVEGVSKLSHLSKLARDSNTASKAIEADRLHTMFLAMADTRAVLIKLADRLHNMITLEALPAVKQQRFAKETLEIFAPLASRLGISTWKEHLENLSFRHLHPEKHRDLSLQLMRSSDEALVASASQELGKALTDEGVTYHVLCGRHKSLYSVYSKMVKKKLSIDQIHDINGLRLIVENKEDCHKALSIVRRLWHEVTGRFKDYITCPKFNGYQSLHTVVMTEGMLPLEVQIRTKEMHLQAEYGIAAHWRYKEGNSSHPSFVLQMVEWARWVLSWQCETLKKEECESLGDANLSTPTCQFPSHSGDCPYAFSQKCGHDGPIYAIILENEKMSVQEFPADTTVSDLMDRGGEGSPGGSPCSFPVNLELRPRLNHKPVTDPSQKLKMGDVVELTPELSDESLTEYREEIQRMYERGLALSSMHG; this is translated from the exons ATGTCCGTCCCGGCGATCGCCCTCACCGTCTGCTCCACCGCTCACAATTCCTGCCAGATCGCCGCTTCCGCTGACTTCGATCTCAACCCCCGGGCCGGCTCCGTTGCTCCCTCGtcgtccgccgccgccgccgccgccgccgcggcCGCGGGCTCCCACAAACCGATCGTCGGTGGTCTGTCCCGCATCTTTTCGGCCTCCGCCGGCTCGCACGCCGCTGATCTCGGTTCCTTTCGGCATGATAGGTCCGACGAGCTCGGGAGCTCGTATACCTACTCGCCGTCGCCGTTCAAGTGCCGAGAGCCTAGCCCCGTGACTGTGTTCCGCGGCCCGGCGTCGTGCAGCGGGAGTGGGTCGTCCAAGAGCCCTCCTTTCGTGAGGACTCCTCGGGAGTGGATGGGGGGCGATCGGAGAACCGGGAAAGATAGGCCTTTTAAGGGGTTTACTCGGAACGCGATCAGTTCCTGCCTGGATTATGCTTCTCCCGACTTCATATCCTCGAGTGGAAACACAGTCGATGTTGAAGAGTTGGCGTTCGGTTTGGATACTAGTGTGATCGATTCACCGAACTACGACCCATACGCCATGGAATTGCTTGCCGGTGCTCAGTCAAGACACAAAATTTTCTGCGAGGAGATCATCATCAAGGCCTTTTATGAAGCCGAGAGAGCTCACAGGGGTCAG ATGAGAGCGAGTGGAGACCCTTACCTGCAGCACTGTGTTGAGACAGCAGTTTTATTGGCGAAGATTGGAGCTAATACTACAGTAGTTGCTGCAGGGCTTTTACATGATACCCTGGATGACTCCTTTGTGGATTATGATCATATTTTTCATACATTTGGAGCTGGCATAGCAGATCTGGTTGAAGGG GTTTCTAAGCTGAGCCACTTGAGCAAGCTTGCTCGTGATAGCAATACCGCTAGCAAAGCTATTGAAGCTGATCGTTTGCACACAATGTTTCTGGCAATGGCAGATACGAGGGCAGTTCTCATAAAGCTAGCAGATAGGCTTCATAACATGATCACATTGGAAGCATTGCCTGCTGTTAAACAACAGAGGTTTGCAAAGGAGACTCTGGAGATCTTTGCTCCGTTGGCCAGTAGGTTGGGAATCTCAACTTGGAAGGAACATTTAGAGAATTTGAGTTTCAGACACCTTCATCCAGAGAAGCACAGAGATTTGTCTTTGCAGCTTATGAGATCCTCTGATGAAGCACTGGTTGCGTCTGCGTCCCAGGAATTAGGGAAAGCTTTAACAGATGAAGGTGTTACTTACCATGTTCTGTGTGGAAGGCATAAGAGCTTGTATAGCGTTTACTCCAAAATGGTCAA GAAAAAGTTAAGCATTGATCAAATCCATGACATTAATGGCTTGCGTCTAATCGTTGAGAATAAGGAAGATTGTCATAAAGCTCTAAGCATTGTTCGTAGGCTATGGCACGAAGTTACTGGGAGATTCAAGGACTACATAACCTGTCCTAAATTTAATGG GTATCAATCCTTGCACACAGTTGTAATGACTGAAGGGATGCTTCCTCTGGAAGTTCAGATTCGAACTAAGGAGATGCACTTGCAGGCTGAATATGGGATTGCAGCCCATTGGAGATACAAGGAGGGTAACTCCAGCCACCCCTCATTTGTACTTCAAATGGTAGAATGGGCAAGATGGGTTCTTAGTTGGCAGTGCGAAACGCTAAAGAAGGAAGAGTGTGAATCACTTGGGGACGCAAATTTAAGCACGCCAACATGCCAATTCCCTTCTCATTCCGGCGACTGCCCTTATGCCTTTTCGCAGAAGTGTGGCCACGATGGACCCATTTATGCCATAATACTGGAAAATGAAAAG ATGTCTGTTCAAGAGTTTCCAGCAGATACTACTGTATCGGACTTGATGGATCGAGGTGGTGAAGGTAGCCCTGGAGGATCCCCTTGTAGCTTCCCTGTAAATTTGGAATTGAGGCCAAGACTGAACCACAAGCCAGTGACCGACCCGAGCCAGAAGCTAAAGATGGGGGATGTCGTGGAGTTGACCCCAGAACTCTCCGACGAGTCGTTGACTGAATATAGGGAAGAAATCCAACGCATGTATGAACGAGGACTTGCGCTCTCTAGCATGCATGGTTGA